Proteins encoded by one window of Fusarium graminearum PH-1 chromosome 1, whole genome shotgun sequence:
- a CDS encoding import inner membrane translocase subunit TIM8 gives MSAQQLNIDNADLEKLNDKDRTELRQFLANEQQRSQIQAQTHSLTQMCWSKCVPGTIKNPKLDKSEETCLANCVERFLDVNYLTMKHLNGMRN, from the exons ATGAGCGCACAACAACTCAACATTGACAAcgccgaccttgagaagctcaacgacaaggacCGCACCGAGCTTCGCCAATTCCTCGCCAACGAGCAGCAGCGTTCTCAGATCCAAGCCC AAACCCACAGCTTGACACAGATGTGCTGGTCCAAGTGCGTTCCCGGAACcatcaagaaccccaagcTCGACAAGTCCGAGGAGACATGCTTGGCCAACTGCGTCGAGCGATTTCTTGACGTCAACTACCTCACGATGAAGCACCTCAACGGCATGCGCAACTAA